A part of Aegilops tauschii subsp. strangulata cultivar AL8/78 chromosome 2, Aet v6.0, whole genome shotgun sequence genomic DNA contains:
- the LOC109736783 gene encoding uncharacterized protein: protein MGSDRQHGGSGDVVAPKRRKRQRQLLLESSDSEADESCLLTRHKSDEPNAALGNGDQSVEKVVPPSSELPGAKTTQRDGLEKNKGDELNSASSRNGDDLSEEKVVPLSADKLHRVKSTQGDYPEKNKGDKNSRSSSQPDSKRSKIEDAKVGAVGNGGSASKDVTVGKMLRPGFPKWRFEKPEVRAGRVDEKGGVEMKATIGSKVKEQVSSLDDKRRHVELLKRKKHKPLKTDMSNSVDSDRQECGEETKAKFKEQDSSLDVKRRPVGSLKHEKHILLKTDKASLAGSVQGEVIRVQGKSGLLKILPKNDKVLRETSDGKILPKKLNVDGDTSDGNTLPKNVKVEAGDGKIPTKSGVLKLLPKNNTMVRENTDENLIPKNIKLEGETSDGKILMKTSKMDTGSGDDKVATKNCMVDLKAVAGKILSRNSRVDEETITGYEQDKDKSSALIESQKRDLNGGKKVTGKLVSSVILRRSDPSVVGVSSGHTVKQKSSKVQPKISSQGNHQPSPSLKDEKSELGEHKNEKKRLLQHKGSPENLSKKVKLEVTDLQGTSDSAPKKHVMMKKPRGGPRSALKQKLRDQIKGILLHNGWTIDLRPRKDKDYEDSVYVSPQGSSYWSITKAYAVFQEQVKSSQDENPTGGPGVADASFDAISKEDLAMLQRIVRKRKGKKEHSAEKGGDNRSRNSKGASAGRSSRNKYQKNKEKVKAKHLGCALLVHGGARNMEGMGNYVPYKWKRTVLSWMIDLGVVSQDAKVKYMNKKGTQAILDGRITRNGIYCGCCSKILTAAKFELHAGSKEHQPYANIFLEDGGVPLLQCLLDAWDKQSQHEKKGFYKIDPADDPDDDTCGICGDGGDLLCCDRCTSTFHVACLGIEMPSGDWYCRSCICKFCSSAEEMTPSSTELLSCLQCSRKYHQVCTPGTERDSVSTPPGASIDHFCSPGCRKIYKRLKKLLGFKNNMEAGFSWSLVRCFAESEAAPMKRKAELVYCNSKTAVAFSVMNECFLPRIDERSGINIIHNVVYNCGSDFNRLNFSDFYTFILEHGEEVISAATVRIHGTELAEMPFIGTRGMYRGQGMCHRLLNAIESALCSLNVRRLVIPAIPEMQKTWTTVFGFKPVGPMKKQKMKSFNLLIIHGTGLLEKRLLLTAQVNRQTTSVTVNAVECDKTASQTFGEASGSLTPVYVSQEFAVGGHPETKDHDTCALIEGSSGLASNLPPVSEEKTEETISPVSIADVNLHISEDDMPCKALADITEKVKYAETYLTFVADKIVVEEKPEDKSSSSSADSKAIPMTVDPCPCSSDELGKYENCPPSVHSVDAVLVKDRPESNFSTSSISGRFDTQEDKKSCVVPANTEVPLVTMGRKPDNHEFETIVADGGDMQSSLEVKYLEVLVDERSTDAYAAKNKAFVGGVTSYAAAVTKDNGHSAVDLVVSAERSLDETNSVESDKSEVKVATVEVGAIVESSNGAGIPVSALEKSDDINGEVTAKPTLTCGDGQLH from the exons ATGGGTTCGGACCGGCAACATGGTGGCTCGGGGGACGTGGTGGCGCCGAAACGGCGGAAGAGACAGAGACAGCTGCTGCTGGAGTCCAGCGACTCTGAAGCGGATGAATCTTGCCTCTTGACGCGGCACAAGTCTGACGAGCCTAATGCCGCCTTAGGCAACGGTGATCAATCAGTGGAGAAAGTGGTGCCTCCTAGTTCTGAGCTTCCTGGGGCTAAAACTACTCAAAGAGATGGTTTAGAGAAGAACAAGGGAGATGAACTTAACAGTGCCAGCAGTCGAAATGGTGATGACCTGTCAGAGGAGAAAGTGGTGCCTCTTAGTGCTGACAAGCTCCACAGGGTCAAGTCCACTCAAGGAGACTATCCAGAGAAGAATAAGGGAGATAAGAACAGCAGGAGTAGCTCACAGCCTGACTCCAAGAGGAGCAAAATCGAGGATGCCAAAGTTGGTGCTGTTGGAAACGGTGGAAGTGCTTCAAAGGATGTAACTGTAGGGAAAATGCTGCGTCCAGGGTTCCCAAAATGGCGGTTCGAGAAGCCCGAGGTAAGGGCTGGACGAGTTGATGAGAAAGGTGGGGTGGAGATGAAGGCAACCATTGGCTCAAAGGTCAAGGAGCAGGTATCGAGCTTGGATGACAAGAGGAGACATGTAGAGCTACTGAAACGTAAGAAACACAAGCCGTTGAAGACTGACATGAGCAACTCGGTTGACTCTGACCGACAGGAATGTGGGGAGGAGACGAAGGCAAAGTTCAAGGAGCAGGACTCAAGTTTGGATGTCAAGAGGAGGCCAGTAGGATCACTGAAACATGAGAAACACATACTGCTGAAGACTGACAAGGCTAGCTTGGCTGGGTCTGTCCAAGGGGAAGTTATAAGGGTTCAAGGGAAAAGTGGCCTTTTGAAGATCCTGCCAAAGAACGATAAGGTGCTCAGGGAAACCAGCGATGGCAAGATTCTGCCGAAGAAGTTGAATGTTGATGGGGATACCAGTGATGGCAATACTCTGCCAAAGAATGTTAAGGTGGAGGCTGGGGATGGCAAGATTCCGACGAAGAGTGGTGTTTTAAAGCTTCTTCCGAAGAACAATACGATGGTCAGAGAAAACACTGATGAAAACCTTATTCCCAAGAACATTAAGTTGGAGGGGGAGACCAGTGATGGCAAGATTTTGATGAAGACCAGTAAGATGGATACAGGAAGTGGCGATGACAAGGTCGCGACTAAGAACTGTATGGTGGATTTAAAAGCTGTTGCTGGCAAGATTCTGTCGAGGAACAGTAGGGTGGATGAAGAGACCATTACTGGCTATGAACAGGATAAGGATAAAAGCAGTGCTCTCATCGAGTCCCAAAAGCGGGATTTAAATGGTGGGAAGAAAGTTACTGGAAAGCTGGTCTCCTCTGTCATATTGAGGAGAAGCGATCCAAGCGTAGTGGGAGTTTCTTCAGGCCATACTGTGAAACAGAAAAGTTCAAAGGTGCAGCCGAAGATCTCCTCACAAGGCAATCATCAGCCCTCACCAAGCCTGAAAGATGAGAAAAGTGAACTTGGTGAACACAAAAATGAGAAGAAGAGATTGCTTCAGCATAAAGGTTCACCAGAGAATTTATCCAAGAAAGTAAAACTGGAAGTCACTGATCTGCAAGGCACATCTGATTCTGCTCCCAAGAAGCATGTCATGATGAAGAAACCAAGGGGAGGACCTCGTAGTGCACTTAAGCAGAAACTCCGGGATCAGATTAAAGGTATACTATTACATAACGGATGGACAATTGATCTAAGGCCTCGGAAAGATAAAGATTATGAAGATTCTGTGTATGTTTCTCCACAAGGTAGTAGCTATTGGTCAATCACAAAGGCTTATGCAGTGTTCCAAGAGCAAGTGAAAAGTTCACAGGATGAGAACCCTACAGGTGGACCAGGTGTTGCAGATGCTTCCTTTGATGCCATATCAAAAGAGGACCTAGCAATGCTACAAAGAATTGTGCGGAAAAGAAAGGGCAAAAAAGAACATTCTGCTGAGAAGGGAGGGGACAACAGAAGCAGGAACTCAAAAGGTGCCTCTGCTGGTAGAAGTTCTAGAAACAAGTATCAGAAAAACAAAGAGAAGGTAAAAGCCAAGCATCTGGGATGTGCACTTCTTGTCCATGGTGGTGCTCGTAATATGGAAGGCATGGGTAACTATGTTCCATATAAATGGAAGAGGACGGTTTTATCGTGGATGATAGATCTGGGGGTTGTTTCACAAGATGCGAAGGTCAAATACATGAACAAAAAAGGAACACAGGCAATATTAGATGGTAGAATTACCAGGAATGGTATTTACTGCGGATGCTGTTCCAAGATTCTCACAGCTGCTAAGTTTGAACTTCATGCTGGTTCAAAAGAGCATCAGCCTTATGCAAATATCTTCCTAGAAGATGGCGGGGTTCCATTGTTGCAATGCTTACTTGATGCATGGGATAAGCAATCACAACATGAAAAGAAGGGATTTTACAAGATAGATCCTGCTGATGATCCTGATGATGATACTTGCGGTATTTGTGGTGATGGCGGTGACTTGCTCTGCTGCGATCGCTGTACTTCAACTTTTCATGTGGCTTGCTTAGGAATCGAG ATGCCTTCTGGAGATTGGTATTGTCGTAGCTGTATATGCAAATTCTGCAGCTCTGCTGAAGAAATGACACCGTCTTCCACTGAGTtgctttcttgcttgcaatgttCAAGAAAAT ATCACCAGGTTTGTACACCTGGAACTGAGAGGGACTCCGTTTCTACCCCACCCGGTGCCTCCATTGATCACTTCTGCAGCCCAGGATGTAGAAAG ATTTATAAACGACTAAAAAAGCTTCTTGGGTTCAAGAATAATATGGAAGCCGGATTTTCCTGGAGTCTGGTTCGCTGTTTTGCTGAAAGTGAGGCTGCACCCATGAAAAGGAAAGCAGAATTGGTATATTGCAACTCAAAGACAGCTGTTGCTTTCTCAGTTATGAATGAGTGCTTTTTGCCACGTATTGATGAGAGAAGTGGGATTAATATAATTCACAATGTCGTATACAATTGTGG GTCGGATTTCAATCGTTTAAATTTTAGTGACTTCTATACATTTATTCTGGAGCATGGAGAAGAAGTTATATCTGCGGCAACTGTCAG GATTCATGGAACTGAGTTAGCAGAAATGCCATTCATAGGCACAAGGGGCATGTATCGGGGCCAAGGGATGTGCCATCGACTGCTCAATGCAATTGAATCG GCCCTTTGCTCTCTCAATGTTCGAAGACTAGTAATACCTGCCATACCCGAAATGCAGAAGACCTGGACTACAGTTTTTGGTTTTAAGCCTGTTGGCCCTATGAAGAAGCAAAAAATGAAGTCTTTTAATCTCTTGATTATCCATGGCACTGGTCTTCTGGAGAAGCGCTTGTTGCTAACAGCTCAAGTGAATCGACAAACTACTTCTGTGACAG TTAATGCCGTTGAATGTGACAAGACAGCTTCCCAAACGTTTGGGGAAGCAAGTGGATCCCTTACACCTGTTTATGTTTCTCAAGAATTTGCTGTGGGTGGTCATCCTGAAACTAAGGATCATGACACTTGTGCTTTGATTGAGGGCTCTTCAGGCTTGGCATCTAACCTTCCTCCTGTTTCTGAAGAAAAAACTGAAGAAACTATTTCTCCAGTTTCCATAGCTGATGTTAATTTGCATATAAGTGAAGATGACATGCCTTGCAAGGCTTTAGCTGACATTACGGAAAAAGTGAAATATGCAGAAACATATTTGACATTCGTTGCTGATAAGATTGTTGTAGAAGAGAAGCCTGAAGATAAATCTAGCTCCAGTTCTGCAGATTCAAAGGCTATTCCAATGACAGTGGATCCATGCCCATGTTCATCTGATGAGCTTGGGAAATATGAAAATTGCCCACCTAGTGTACATTCTGTTGATGCTGTTCTCGTAAAAGACAGACCTGAATCTAATTTCAGCACCAGTTCCATCTCTGGCCGCTTTGATACTCAAGAGGATAAGAAGTCTTGTGTAGTTCCTGCTAATACTGAAGTTCCTTTAGTCACTATGGGTCGAAAGCCTGATAACCACGAGTTCGAAACTATTGTCGCTGATGGTGGTGATATGCAAAGCTCACTAGAAGTTAAATATTTGGAAGTTCTAGTAGATGAAAGATCAACAGATGCCTATGCAGCTAAAAATAAAGCATTTGTTGGTGGTGTAACTAGTTATGCTGCTGCTGTTACTAAAGACAATGGTCATTCTGCAGTTGATCTTGTAGTATCAGCAGAGAGATCACTGGATGAAACAAATTCTGTTGAGAGTGATAAGAGTGAAGTTAAGGTTGCAACAGTTGAAGTGGGTGCTATAGTCGAGAGCTCTAATGGGGCAGGCATTCCAGTTTCGGCGCTTGAAAAATCAGATGACATCAATGGTGAAGTTACCGCAAAGCCTACTCTAACTTGTGGGGATGGTCAACTTCATTGA